In [Mycobacterium] stephanolepidis, the genomic window AGGCCTATCGCCCCTGCCTCTTACCCCTGGACCTGCGCGCGGTCCACCAGGTTGGAAAGCACCACGATGCTCTCGGTGCGGTCGATGTCCCCACTGGCTCGGATGCGTTCCAGCGCACGCTCGAGGTGCTGGATATCGCGTGCCAGTACCCGCAGCATCGCGTCGGAGGTTCCGGTCACCGTCGCGGCGCTGACTACCTCGGGGATGTCGATCCACGCTCGCCGCAAGGCTTCCGGCGTGATCGTGCCCTGACAGTAGACCTGTACATAGGCCTCGGTGTTCCAGCCGACGGCAGCGCGATCCACTACGGTGGTGAAGCCCTTGATCACCCCCGTCGCAACCAGCCGGTCGACACGACGCTTGACCGCGGGAGCCGACAGGTTGACCTCCTCACCGATCTCGGTGAACGTCGCTCGAGCGTTGCGCATCAACAGCGTCACTATCCGCTCATCGGTGGCATCGAGCTCGGCCATTCACGTTCCTCCTCCAGCGATCCCACTCCATACTGCAATAGAATGCCAAATTTGCCATCTGGACGCAATGAATCGCGGCCATCCGGACAACGCATAGAGATTGATTGCAGGAATTACCTCTCATACGCTCAGCGCATGACCGTTGTGCACGAGGGTGGACACCCGGCCGGCTCCCCCATCCAACAACCAGACAGAACACCGACGACGCGTCACTACGTGATGGTGCCGCCGACGTACTACACCGTCGAATACGCGATCAATCCCTGGATGGACATATCCAATCCGGTCGATCCGACATTGGCCACCGCCCAGTGGGATGCGTTGCGCGCCACCTACGAACGTCTCGGCCACATGGTGGACCTCCTGCCTCCCGTGGCCGGCCTACCGGACATGGTCTACGCAGCCAACGGCGGAGTCGTGCTGCGGGGCAACGCCGTTGTCGCACGGTTCACACACGCCGAGCGCGCCGGCGAATCCGCGGCACATGCCGACTGGATGCGTGTGCACGGGCTGCGCGCCCTGCATACCCGGTACACCAATGAGGGTCAGGGCGACTTCCTGCTGGCGGGCGATGTCATGCTGGCCGGTACGGGTTTCCGCACCGACGTCCGGTCTCATGTGGAAGTGGCACGAATGCTCGACATTCCCGTCGTAACACTGGAGCTCGTCGATCCGCGGTTCTATCACCTGGATACCGCCCTGGCCGTGCTGGATCAGCAGACCGTGGCGTACTACCCGCAGGCGTTCGGTGAAACCTCGCAGGCCCGGCTGCAGTCCATGTACCCCAACGCGATCATCGCCAGCTCCACCGATGCCTACGTCCTCGGGATGAATGCGGTCTCCGACGGTCGTCACGTCATGCTGCCCGCCGCGGCAACCGGATTCGCCGAACAGCTCCGCGCTGCCGGATTCGAACCGATCGGTATCGATCTCTCCGAACTTCTCAAGGGTGGCGGTTCCGTGAAATGCTGCACGCTGGAGCTGCACTCGTGACCGTCACGGAGGCCCCCGGCATGTCACCCGACTCATACAAGAGCGCCGAATACATCGAGTTGGCCGAGCAGTACGGCGCACACAACTATGCGCCGCTACCGGTCGTCGCCCACCGCGCCGAGGGCGCGTGGATCGAAGACGTGGACGGCAAGCGCTATCTGGATTGTCTGGCCGCCTACTCGGCGGTGAACTTCGGCCACGGGAACCCCGAGATTCTCGCGGCCGCCCACGCGCAGCTGGACACGGTGACCCTGGTAAGCCGGGCGTTTCATTCGGATCGCCTCGGCAGGTTCTGTCGAGACCTCGCCCGACTCTGCGGCAAGGGCATGGTGCTGCCGATGAATACCGGGGCCGAGGCGGTGGAAAGTGGCATAAAGGTCGCCCGCAAATGGGGTACCGACGTCAAGGGAGTGCCCGTCGGTCAAGCCAACATCGTGGTGGCTCACAACAACTTCCACGGCCGGACCATCAGCATCGTAAGCTTCTCCTCCGACGAGACGGCGCGCGGCGGATTTGGCCCGTTCACTCCAGGCTTCCGCATGGTGCCGTTCGGCGACATCACCGCGCTGGCACGGGCTATCGACGACAACACCGTCGCCGTTCTCCTCGAACCCATTCAGGGTGAGGCCGGCATCATCATTCCGCCCGACGACTACCTGCCCGCGGTCCGTGCGATGTGCACCGAGAACAATGTGCTGTTCATCGCCGACGAGATTCAGGCCGGGCTCGCGCGCACCGGCAGAATGTTTGCGTGCGACCACTGGAACGTGGTCCCGGACGTCTACCTCCTGGGCAAGGCGCTGGGCGGCGGCGTGGTCCCGGTCTCCGCCGTGGTCGCCGATGTCGATGTGCTCGGCGTGCTGCATCCAGGCGAACACGGCTCCACCTTCGGTGGAAATCCGTTGGCCGCAGCCATCGGATCGACGGTCGTGGCAATCCTCGAGCGCGGTGAGTTCCAGCGGCGGGCTGCCGTTCTCGGCGGGCACCTGCGACGGCGCCTCGACGCCCTGATCGGCCATGGCGTCACCGAGGTGCGTTCGCTGGGGCTCTGGGCCGGGGTCGACATCGATCCGAATCTGGCAACCGGAAGACAAATCAGTCTGCGCATGGCAGAGTGTGGCGTCTTAGTGAAGGACACGCATGGCGCGACTCTCCGGTTTGCACCACCCCTTGTCATCACCGAGGACGAAATCGATTGGGCAGTAGACCAGTTCGCTGATGCGCTGGCCAAAAGCCGGTAGGTTTCGCCCGGCCCCAGGAGGCACAATGGCACCCTCGTCACCCAGCCTTGCCCAGCAGCTGCTGCGGCGCCGTCCTACGTCGGGGGCTCCCACGGCCCACGGCGCAGGCGGGCATCTGAGGCAATCGATGGGGACATTCCAACTCACCATGATCGGCGTCGGCGCCACGGTGGGCACCGGAATCTTCTTCATCTTGGCCGAATCGGTGCCCAAGGCAGGCCCGGCGGTGATGGCCTCGTTCCTGGTCGCCGGTCTCGCCGCGGGACTGGCAGCGCTCTGTTACGCCGAGTTGGCCTCCGCGGTACCGGTATCGGGCTCCTCGTTCTCCTACGCGTACACCACCCTGGGCGAGCTGGCGGCGATGGTGGTGGCCGCCTGTCTGCTGCTGGAGTACGGCGTATCAGCGGCCGCGGTCGCGGTGGGCTGGAGCCAGTATCTCGACAAGCTTCTACTCAACGTCTTCGGATCGCATCTGCCGCACGCGATCAGCGCCGCCCCCTGGGACAACGTCGATCCTGGAGTACCGCATGCCTGGCTCAATCTGCCGGCGGTGGTCCTGATCGTCATGTGCGCGATCCTGCTCATCCGCGGAACCAGCGAGTCCGCACTCGTGAACACGGTCATGGTGCTGCTCAAACTCGCCGTTCTGACGGTCTTCGCAATCATCGCGTTCACCGCGTTTCAGGCGGGCAACTTCTCGGACTTCGCGCCGTTCGGCGTCAGCGGCATCGGCGCCGCGGCCGGAACGATCTTCTTCACCTATGTCGGATTGGACACGGTATCCACCGCGGGCGAGGAAGTGAAGGATCCGCAACGCACGATGCCGCGCGCGCTCATCGCCGCACTCCTCATCGTCACCGCCTTCTATCTCGTAGTCGCCCTTGCCGCACTCGGCGCGCAGCCGTGGCGGGAGTTCGAGGGGCAGTCCGCCGGCCTGGCCCTGATTCTGGACAAAGTCACCGGAAGTACCTCTGCCAGTACCTTCCTCGCAGTCGGCGCGGTCATTTCGATCTTCTCGATCACCCTGGTCTCGATGTACGGCCAGACCCGCATCCTGTTCGCCATCGGCCGCGATGGCCTGCTGCCCTCGGTCTTCGCACAGGTCAATCCCCGCACGCTGACACCGGTGAACAACACGATCATCGTCGCGATCGT contains:
- a CDS encoding Lrp/AsnC family transcriptional regulator encodes the protein MAELDATDERIVTLLMRNARATFTEIGEEVNLSAPAVKRRVDRLVATGVIKGFTTVVDRAAVGWNTEAYVQVYCQGTITPEALRRAWIDIPEVVSAATVTGTSDAMLRVLARDIQHLERALERIRASGDIDRTESIVVLSNLVDRAQVQG
- the ddaH gene encoding dimethylargininase, producing the protein MTVVHEGGHPAGSPIQQPDRTPTTRHYVMVPPTYYTVEYAINPWMDISNPVDPTLATAQWDALRATYERLGHMVDLLPPVAGLPDMVYAANGGVVLRGNAVVARFTHAERAGESAAHADWMRVHGLRALHTRYTNEGQGDFLLAGDVMLAGTGFRTDVRSHVEVARMLDIPVVTLELVDPRFYHLDTALAVLDQQTVAYYPQAFGETSQARLQSMYPNAIIASSTDAYVLGMNAVSDGRHVMLPAAATGFAEQLRAAGFEPIGIDLSELLKGGGSVKCCTLELHS
- the rocD gene encoding ornithine--oxo-acid transaminase; translated protein: MSPDSYKSAEYIELAEQYGAHNYAPLPVVAHRAEGAWIEDVDGKRYLDCLAAYSAVNFGHGNPEILAAAHAQLDTVTLVSRAFHSDRLGRFCRDLARLCGKGMVLPMNTGAEAVESGIKVARKWGTDVKGVPVGQANIVVAHNNFHGRTISIVSFSSDETARGGFGPFTPGFRMVPFGDITALARAIDDNTVAVLLEPIQGEAGIIIPPDDYLPAVRAMCTENNVLFIADEIQAGLARTGRMFACDHWNVVPDVYLLGKALGGGVVPVSAVVADVDVLGVLHPGEHGSTFGGNPLAAAIGSTVVAILERGEFQRRAAVLGGHLRRRLDALIGHGVTEVRSLGLWAGVDIDPNLATGRQISLRMAECGVLVKDTHGATLRFAPPLVITEDEIDWAVDQFADALAKSR
- a CDS encoding APC family permease translates to MAPSSPSLAQQLLRRRPTSGAPTAHGAGGHLRQSMGTFQLTMIGVGATVGTGIFFILAESVPKAGPAVMASFLVAGLAAGLAALCYAELASAVPVSGSSFSYAYTTLGELAAMVVAACLLLEYGVSAAAVAVGWSQYLDKLLLNVFGSHLPHAISAAPWDNVDPGVPHAWLNLPAVVLIVMCAILLIRGTSESALVNTVMVLLKLAVLTVFAIIAFTAFQAGNFSDFAPFGVSGIGAAAGTIFFTYVGLDTVSTAGEEVKDPQRTMPRALIAALLIVTAFYLVVALAALGAQPWREFEGQSAGLALILDKVTGSTSASTFLAVGAVISIFSITLVSMYGQTRILFAIGRDGLLPSVFAQVNPRTLTPVNNTIIVAIVVGLMAAFVPLNSLANMVSIGTLTAFIVVSIGVIILRVREPELPRAFRVPGYPVTPVLSVIACGYILFSLPWVTWIAFGSWVVVVLAFYLVWGRHHSALNDLPSDPAELIEEPVR